In one window of bacterium DNA:
- a CDS encoding HEPN domain-containing protein, whose protein sequence is MKDEAKLWLDYARENLKSAKVLLTSDLYNPCLQNVQQAVEKMLKALLIENSCKVKKTHSITELRNILEINGIYVNLTDEECDFLDSIYLPSKYPVSNVLPYYESNNELCKKGISIAESLLNRLGTIP, encoded by the coding sequence ATGAAAGATGAAGCAAAGTTATGGTTGGATTATGCCAGAGAAAATCTGAAATCTGCAAAGGTATTATTAACAAGCGATTTATATAATCCTTGCTTACAGAATGTTCAACAAGCCGTCGAAAAAATGCTCAAAGCTTTACTTATTGAAAATTCATGCAAGGTAAAGAAAACTCATAGTATTACTGAATTGAGGAATATATTAGAAATAAATGGAATTTATGTCAATTTAACCGATGAAGAATGTGATTTTTTAGATTCGATCTATCTCCCCTCGAAATATCCAGTCAGCAATGTGCTCCCTTATTATGAATCCAATAATGAGCTTTGTAAGAAGGGAATTTCAATTGCAGAATCTCTCCTCAATCGATTGGGAACTATTCCATAG